The Nonlabens spongiae genome contains a region encoding:
- a CDS encoding FkbM family methyltransferase — protein sequence MEFLKKKARGLRKAIYNLRGGYPFKVHGEKFHVETSDIGYWKNVNNGDWEPETFIYLKENLEAGDIYVDIGAWAGPTALYASRKCAEVFCFEPDPVAFNNLTKNIRLNKATNIHAFNIAVGHFNGTTTMSSAGEKLGDTMTSMVTDHSGKEIFKAMVMTWDRIRAYCNLDAIKMIKIDVEGAEFDLIHDMVDYLKKHQPVLWLSIHPTFIPENTVEQKINRLIEDLSFYTSCYDQKLQKVSIDEMKSAESLKGYPSFLFKME from the coding sequence ATGGAATTTCTAAAGAAAAAAGCACGCGGTTTACGTAAAGCCATCTATAATTTAAGGGGAGGTTACCCATTCAAGGTTCATGGAGAAAAATTTCATGTTGAGACCAGTGATATCGGGTATTGGAAAAACGTTAATAATGGTGATTGGGAACCAGAAACCTTCATTTATTTGAAAGAAAATTTAGAAGCGGGAGATATTTATGTGGATATAGGAGCTTGGGCCGGACCTACAGCTCTTTATGCATCCAGAAAATGTGCCGAGGTATTTTGTTTTGAGCCAGATCCGGTAGCTTTCAATAATCTCACTAAGAACATTAGGCTCAATAAAGCAACAAACATTCATGCTTTTAATATCGCGGTAGGTCATTTTAATGGGACAACCACCATGTCCAGTGCTGGCGAAAAGCTGGGAGATACCATGACCAGCATGGTCACTGATCACTCGGGCAAAGAAATTTTTAAAGCAATGGTCATGACTTGGGACCGCATTAGAGCCTACTGTAATCTAGATGCAATCAAAATGATCAAGATAGATGTCGAGGGAGCCGAGTTTGATTTGATCCACGATATGGTTGATTATCTAAAAAAACATCAACCTGTTTTATGGTTGAGTATTCATCCCACATTCATTCCCGAAAATACCGTGGAACAAAAAATCAATAGGCTTATAGAGGACTTATCATTTTACACATCGTGTTATGATCAAAAATTGCAAAAGGTATCTATAGATGAAATGAAAAGTGCAGAAAGCCTAAAGGGCTATCCATCTTTTTTATTTAAAATGGAATGA
- a CDS encoding ABC transporter substrate-binding protein yields MFCKITDQLDRIVELAELPQRIISLVPSQTELLVDLGLKDRLVGITRFCIHPSGLTDEITVVGGTKKVVAERLYELQPDLIICNKEENTPEIVEMCDQIAPVYVSDVNDLDQAAEMINDLGVLTGTSFKAKSLSRKLKMSFNNFSKLDQKKVLYLIWQDPFMVVGENTFINDIISRSGLVNAAADKGRYPELTMEEIIKLQPDLIFLSSEPYPFKEEHKQRFEEAFRLAPPMHPVKPNVDPKILVVDGEMFSWYGSRLLKTTDYLDELRAQIN; encoded by the coding sequence ATGTTTTGTAAAATAACTGATCAGCTGGACCGCATCGTGGAACTAGCTGAATTGCCTCAACGTATCATATCTCTAGTACCGTCACAAACGGAATTGCTCGTAGACCTAGGTCTTAAAGATCGGCTGGTGGGAATTACTCGATTCTGCATCCATCCTTCGGGACTGACTGATGAAATTACCGTGGTAGGAGGTACAAAAAAGGTGGTCGCCGAGCGGCTTTATGAGCTTCAGCCTGATTTGATCATCTGTAACAAAGAAGAGAATACCCCAGAGATTGTTGAAATGTGCGATCAGATTGCACCCGTTTACGTTTCTGATGTGAATGATTTAGATCAGGCGGCAGAGATGATTAACGATTTAGGTGTATTAACTGGCACCAGTTTTAAGGCAAAATCGCTTTCGCGAAAGCTAAAAATGTCCTTCAATAATTTTTCAAAATTGGATCAGAAGAAGGTATTGTATTTAATCTGGCAAGATCCTTTTATGGTCGTGGGAGAAAACACCTTCATAAACGATATTATATCTAGATCTGGATTAGTGAACGCTGCAGCCGATAAAGGTCGGTACCCTGAACTAACCATGGAAGAGATCATTAAGCTGCAACCAGATTTGATTTTCTTATCCTCTGAACCTTATCCGTTTAAAGAAGAGCATAAACAACGGTTTGAAGAAGCATTTAGACTTGCGCCGCCCATGCATCCCGTAAAACCTAATGTGGATCCCAAGATTTTAGTAGTCGATGGTGAGATGTTCTCATGGTATGGCTCTCGTTTACTTAAAACCACTGACTATCTTGATGAATTACGAGCACAAATCAACTAA
- a CDS encoding SsrA-binding protein — MKKKLFKTLAKINKALLPSYSKKQVDLTKASKLQMAVFGYRLWVTKNALD; from the coding sequence GTGAAGAAAAAACTTTTCAAAACCCTCGCAAAGATCAACAAGGCTTTACTGCCCAGCTATTCAAAAAAGCAAGTTGATCTGACTAAAGCCAGCAAGCTGCAAATGGCAGTTTTTGGCTATCGCTTGTGGGTCACAAAAAACGCCTTGGATTAA
- a CDS encoding M56 family metallopeptidase: MEELATYLLKSAAVLAVFVFIYHFLLRRLTFFQANRFFLLFGLVASIIFPLIEITQTVYVSAPMPVETIPTTLYTPTAYVLEQRPEVSPILETGFDFTTLFYCLYAAIGLFFLGKIAIELTSLARLIRSGEKVRIGQFFLVSLSRKLTPFSFFHYICHSKHEKKTPEFDLIIDHEKVHARQWHSLDVIISNLYRAVFWFNPLAWWIKRQITENLEFIADAEAKAANTSSISYERTLLSVLASQPQPALANNFFTPSIKKRIIMLQKETSARWHAYKYALILPVIIVFLYSFNVVEKVEYLKSDNPEIMTPENRASLNSNKTELVDVLSDDKKEENLSEIPKEPVSGSSDLNGRNSSQRDLQDEILIIKITQDTDREQLDDKVKRLEELGVSMDLKKAKYKNGKLVHLKFTLDDGKGFTSKHDHDTSNGISAVCIVRKKNDDKVEWEVGNCSNIQAYGAANEQIQDAYIVMKDAKLHEKLAEAQVKLAAAQGRSAQINMDSTMKAFSLAAIDLDSLMMDINFQMEGIDLENLKSKLDSMKISMDLSELKLQFSDSLKLAKIRKQIDSIKIPEFTFKRADGSTDIIAYHTDAQPLYNRAQPIAIINGKTYSADMMSKLDENKIKSVSVLNNDDAIIKYGEKAENGVVIIDYDGKLLEMDKVRDYGSGSQYIIFDEPKAKYKKDQSIKRSDFLMDFSREMLEVYAKEIEDQGYELDIRTYRERDGRLIKLKVDFEGSTYTIKADNEIQSLTFTYYKDGRKPVMTSRSI; this comes from the coding sequence ATGGAAGAATTAGCCACATACCTACTTAAAAGTGCCGCAGTACTCGCCGTTTTCGTTTTTATCTATCATTTCCTTTTGAGAAGATTGACCTTCTTTCAAGCCAATCGGTTTTTCTTGCTATTCGGCCTGGTTGCCAGTATCATTTTTCCACTCATTGAGATCACACAAACCGTTTATGTAAGCGCACCGATGCCCGTTGAAACGATCCCTACAACACTTTACACACCTACGGCTTACGTGCTGGAGCAAAGACCAGAGGTCAGTCCCATTCTAGAAACAGGTTTTGACTTCACAACTTTGTTCTATTGTCTCTATGCCGCTATCGGACTATTCTTCCTCGGTAAAATTGCGATAGAGCTCACCTCACTGGCACGCTTGATCAGATCTGGAGAGAAGGTAAGAATTGGGCAGTTTTTCTTGGTCTCGCTTTCGCGAAAGCTAACTCCATTCAGCTTTTTCCACTACATCTGTCATTCTAAACATGAGAAGAAAACCCCAGAATTTGATTTGATCATCGATCACGAGAAAGTCCACGCTAGACAATGGCATTCTCTCGATGTGATAATTTCTAATCTCTATCGAGCGGTGTTTTGGTTCAATCCGCTGGCGTGGTGGATCAAGCGACAGATCACCGAAAATCTGGAATTCATTGCAGACGCCGAGGCAAAAGCAGCAAACACCAGTAGCATCAGCTATGAGCGCACGCTGTTGAGCGTTCTCGCCAGTCAGCCGCAACCCGCGCTAGCCAATAACTTTTTCACACCCTCCATTAAAAAAAGAATCATCATGTTACAAAAAGAAACTTCAGCACGCTGGCACGCGTATAAATATGCCTTGATTTTACCAGTGATTATTGTTTTTCTCTACAGCTTTAACGTAGTAGAAAAAGTCGAGTATTTAAAGTCAGACAATCCTGAAATAATGACGCCCGAAAACCGTGCAAGTCTAAATTCAAACAAAACTGAATTAGTTGATGTTCTTTCAGATGATAAGAAAGAAGAAAACCTTTCAGAGATCCCGAAAGAACCAGTATCTGGCTCATCAGATTTGAATGGTCGGAATTCAAGTCAGCGTGATCTTCAAGATGAAATTCTCATCATCAAAATCACTCAAGATACGGATCGCGAGCAACTGGATGACAAAGTCAAAAGGCTGGAAGAACTGGGCGTGTCCATGGATCTGAAAAAAGCAAAATACAAAAACGGGAAACTCGTGCACCTCAAGTTTACGCTAGATGATGGCAAAGGCTTTACTTCAAAACATGATCACGACACCTCAAACGGTATCAGCGCTGTCTGCATCGTAAGAAAGAAGAATGATGATAAGGTAGAATGGGAGGTAGGTAACTGCTCAAACATTCAAGCATATGGTGCTGCAAATGAACAAATTCAAGATGCTTATATCGTTATGAAAGACGCCAAACTACATGAAAAACTTGCAGAAGCTCAAGTCAAACTTGCCGCGGCTCAAGGAAGGTCAGCTCAGATTAACATGGACTCGACCATGAAAGCTTTTTCTCTTGCCGCAATAGATCTGGACTCCTTAATGATGGACATAAATTTTCAAATGGAGGGCATCGATCTAGAAAATCTAAAGTCGAAATTGGATAGCATGAAAATTTCTATGGATTTGAGCGAACTAAAGTTACAGTTTTCCGATAGTCTCAAGCTTGCCAAGATTCGTAAACAGATAGACAGTATCAAGATTCCAGAATTCACCTTTAAAAGAGCAGATGGCTCGACCGATATCATCGCTTATCATACAGATGCACAACCATTGTACAATCGAGCTCAGCCTATTGCAATCATCAATGGCAAAACCTATTCTGCTGACATGATGAGCAAACTAGATGAAAATAAGATAAAATCTGTTTCTGTGTTGAATAATGACGATGCGATAATCAAATACGGTGAAAAAGCTGAGAATGGAGTAGTAATTATCGACTACGATGGAAAGCTGCTAGAGATGGATAAAGTCCGTGATTATGGATCAGGTTCTCAATACATCATTTTTGATGAGCCAAAAGCTAAGTATAAAAAAGACCAATCGATAAAACGCTCTGATTTTTTGATGGATTTCAGTCGTGAGATGCTAGAGGTGTATGCAAAAGAAATTGAAGATCAAGGTTATGAACTGGATATTAGAACCTATCGTGAACGTGATGGTAGATTGATTAAGCTTAAAGTCGACTTTGAGGGAAGCACCTACACAATCAAAGCCGACAACGAGATTCAGTCTTTAACATTTACCTATTACAAAGACGGTCGCAAACCAGTGATGACGTCCAGATCGATATAG
- a CDS encoding BlaI/MecI/CopY family transcriptional regulator, which translates to MEKLTQKEEEVMQVLWKLEKAFVKEIVPELEGKNHYNTISTVVRKLEDKGYVGYEAFGKTHRYFPIVKKENYRTAFVNNVLTSYFNNSYKNMVSFFAKEEKISAKELRDILEMIESKDD; encoded by the coding sequence ATGGAAAAGCTCACCCAAAAAGAAGAAGAGGTCATGCAAGTACTCTGGAAGCTTGAGAAGGCTTTTGTCAAAGAAATCGTTCCAGAACTTGAAGGTAAAAACCATTACAATACCATTTCCACCGTTGTGCGCAAACTGGAAGATAAGGGCTATGTGGGTTACGAGGCATTTGGTAAAACCCACCGTTATTTCCCCATTGTTAAAAAGGAGAATTACCGCACCGCCTTTGTGAATAATGTGCTTACCAGCTATTTCAACAACAGCTACAAGAATATGGTTTCCTTTTTTGCCAAAGAAGAAAAAATCAGTGCCAAAGAGCTACGGGACATACTGGAAATGATAGAATCAAAAGATGACTAG
- a CDS encoding helix-turn-helix transcriptional regulator: MKNKIKVYRAMNNMTQQDLADKIQVSRQTINSIEKGKYVPSTLLALKMASIFKAGVMDIFEIEESDWGK, from the coding sequence ATGAAGAATAAGATCAAGGTCTATCGCGCGATGAACAACATGACTCAGCAGGATCTGGCAGACAAAATTCAAGTAAGCCGTCAAACGATTAACAGTATCGAAAAGGGAAAATACGTCCCCTCTACTCTACTGGCGCTAAAAATGGCCTCAATTTTTAAGGCAGGTGTTATGGATATTTTTGAGATTGAGGAGAGTGATTGGGGGAAATGA
- the trmD gene encoding tRNA (guanosine(37)-N1)-methyltransferase TrmD, giving the protein MRIDIITLLPELIKSPFEASILKRGIEKGIVEVHMHDLRHYGLNKYNQVDDYQYGGGAGMVMMIEPIDRLIQDLKAERDYDEVIYMTPDGETLNQGIANQLSLKENLIILCGHYKGVDQRVRDLFVTKEISIGDYVLSGGELGAAVLCDAVIRLIPGVISDETSALTDSHQDGLLAPPVYTRPAEYKGLKVPEILLSGHAGRIEEWREEQAFERTKKRRPDMLKD; this is encoded by the coding sequence ATGCGCATAGATATTATCACGTTACTTCCAGAGTTAATCAAAAGTCCATTTGAGGCTTCTATCCTTAAAAGAGGAATCGAAAAAGGAATTGTAGAAGTTCACATGCATGACTTGAGGCATTATGGACTCAACAAGTATAACCAGGTAGACGATTATCAATATGGCGGTGGTGCTGGAATGGTTATGATGATTGAACCTATAGATCGATTGATTCAGGACCTAAAAGCAGAAAGAGATTATGACGAAGTCATATATATGACTCCAGATGGCGAAACTTTGAATCAGGGAATAGCAAATCAGCTTTCACTTAAAGAGAACCTCATCATTTTATGCGGCCATTATAAAGGAGTTGATCAGCGTGTGCGTGACCTTTTTGTTACCAAAGAAATTTCCATAGGCGACTATGTGCTTTCTGGCGGTGAATTGGGTGCTGCCGTTCTGTGTGATGCTGTCATCCGCTTGATCCCTGGAGTTATTTCTGATGAGACTAGTGCGTTAACAGACAGTCATCAAGATGGATTACTCGCCCCACCAGTCTACACCAGACCCGCAGAATACAAAGGACTTAAAGTTCCAGAGATCCTGCTGAGCGGACATGCTGGTAGAATAGAAGAATGGCGTGAGGAACAAGCTTTTGAGCGAACTAAAAAACGCAGACCAGATATGTTAAAAGACTGA
- a CDS encoding 2,3,4,5-tetrahydropyridine-2,6-dicarboxylate N-succinyltransferase: MDQLINVIEDAWEDRSQLQNKVTQTAIREVVDMLDRGTIRVAEPTENEWKVNEWVKKAVVLYFPIQKMETIECGPLEFHDKIPLKKDYATKGIRVVPHAVARHGAYISSGVIMMPSYVNIGAYVDEGTMVDTWATVGSCAQIGKNVHLSGGVGIGGVLEPLQAAPVIIEDNAFIGSRCIVVEGVRVEKEAVLGANVVLTSSTKIIDVTGDEPKEYKGRIPARSVVIPGSMPKKFAAGTYNVPCALIIGTRKESTNKKTSLNDALREYDVAV, encoded by the coding sequence ATGGACCAGTTAATTAACGTCATAGAAGATGCTTGGGAAGATCGTTCCCAATTACAGAATAAAGTCACCCAAACCGCCATTAGAGAAGTAGTGGACATGCTCGATCGTGGTACTATACGCGTTGCAGAACCTACCGAAAATGAATGGAAAGTCAATGAGTGGGTAAAAAAAGCTGTTGTTCTATACTTCCCCATCCAGAAAATGGAAACCATCGAGTGTGGGCCTTTGGAATTCCATGATAAAATTCCACTCAAGAAAGATTATGCTACTAAGGGTATACGCGTCGTTCCTCACGCTGTAGCACGGCACGGTGCTTACATTTCAAGCGGTGTGATCATGATGCCTAGTTACGTTAACATAGGCGCCTATGTAGATGAGGGAACTATGGTTGACACCTGGGCTACTGTAGGTAGCTGCGCACAGATAGGCAAGAATGTTCATTTAAGTGGTGGTGTAGGAATAGGTGGCGTGCTAGAACCTCTTCAAGCTGCGCCTGTGATTATTGAAGATAATGCCTTTATAGGTTCGCGATGCATCGTGGTAGAAGGTGTACGAGTGGAGAAGGAAGCTGTTCTGGGCGCTAACGTAGTCCTTACTTCCAGCACAAAGATCATAGATGTAACTGGCGATGAGCCCAAAGAGTACAAAGGTCGCATACCTGCCAGAAGTGTCGTAATTCCAGGCTCCATGCCCAAGAAATTTGCAGCTGGGACTTATAATGTACCATGCGCCCTTATCATAGGCACGCGTAAAGAAAGTACCAATAAGAAAACATCGCTCAACGATGCGCTGAGGGAATACGATGTGGCCGTATAG
- a CDS encoding glycosyltransferase family 9 protein, which translates to MRVLLIQYQMLGDVLTSTIIAQQLKITFPESEVHYLLSSRTEAVVKNYPAIDQFIKVTKQEFNSLPAVFSLSRKRNLYE; encoded by the coding sequence GTGAGGGTATTACTAATTCAATATCAAATGCTGGGCGATGTGCTTACCAGTACCATAATTGCCCAGCAACTTAAAATTACCTTTCCTGAATCTGAGGTACATTACCTATTATCTTCAAGAACAGAAGCCGTGGTTAAAAACTATCCTGCTATAGATCAATTTATTAAGGTGACAAAACAGGAATTTAACAGTTTGCCTGCGGTGTTCTCGCTTTCGCGAAAGCGTAATCTTTATGAATGA
- a CDS encoding glycosyltransferase family 2 protein: MTENPTISVIISTYNSVEWLEKTLWSYEQQIFRDFEIIIADDGSGEETKNFIKNFQKSSTRPIIHVWHEDDGFQKSRILNKAILACNSDYVVMSDGDCIAREDFLQIHYERREPGFFLSGGYYKLPLDISKAITKDDILTQRCFDLEWLKAKGLPASYKNQKLTSGFVTAKVMENLTPTNASWNGHNSSGWLNDLKAVNGFDERMQYGGQDRELGERLFNKGLKSKQIRYSAICLHLDHARGYKNEESINKNKAIRKSTRKENSDYTPYGIRKQKNS, translated from the coding sequence ATGACAGAAAACCCTACGATTTCAGTAATCATAAGTACTTATAACTCTGTTGAATGGCTTGAGAAAACCTTATGGAGCTATGAGCAGCAAATCTTTAGGGATTTTGAAATCATCATTGCTGACGATGGCTCTGGAGAAGAAACAAAGAACTTCATCAAAAATTTTCAGAAGTCAAGCACACGACCTATAATACATGTATGGCATGAAGATGATGGGTTCCAAAAAAGCCGCATTCTCAATAAAGCGATCCTCGCTTGTAATTCGGATTATGTGGTTATGAGTGATGGTGATTGTATCGCACGTGAAGATTTTCTTCAAATTCATTACGAGAGGAGAGAGCCTGGATTTTTTCTCTCAGGAGGATATTACAAACTCCCTCTTGACATCTCAAAGGCGATAACAAAAGATGACATTCTTACGCAGCGATGCTTTGATTTGGAATGGCTCAAAGCTAAAGGTTTACCCGCCTCTTACAAAAACCAAAAGCTTACTTCTGGATTTGTAACCGCAAAAGTAATGGAGAATCTCACTCCTACAAATGCCAGCTGGAATGGACACAACAGCAGCGGCTGGCTCAATGATTTGAAAGCCGTAAATGGTTTTGATGAGCGCATGCAATATGGTGGTCAGGATAGAGAACTAGGTGAACGATTATTTAACAAAGGATTGAAGTCGAAGCAAATACGTTATAGCGCAATTTGTTTACATCTTGACCATGCCCGTGGATACAAAAATGAAGAATCGATAAATAAAAATAAGGCGATAAGAAAATCTACCCGCAAAGAAAATTCAGATTATACACCTTACGGGATCAGAAAACAAAAAAACTCTTAA